A region from the Brassica napus cultivar Da-Ae chromosome C8, Da-Ae, whole genome shotgun sequence genome encodes:
- the LOC106412605 gene encoding uncharacterized protein LOC106412605: MKDMMLEGPTSAPLIERLLAETLKTSFSRGITDVRYRPEEKIRLPTFAGKEDPTDHITAFNIAMGRTNFSDEERDAGYCRLFVESLQGPALGWFTGLERDSINDFHDLVAAFLKQCIMFTRQGATLSDLWNLSQGANQSLRDYMEKFKGVASKVHVPDNIAVDALMNTLYFKSLFREDLYRNPTKSLQDAIARSNIFIRMEEDTAAILKKINATAKPIAPKAPKARQEPRQHATGNKSNQ; encoded by the coding sequence ATGAAAGACATGATGCTCGAAGGACCCACCTCGGCGCCGTTAATCGAACGTCTCCTCGCCGAAACCCTAAAAACCTCGTTCTCCCGGGGAATCACCGACGTACGGTACCGACCAGAAGAGAAAATCCGGCTTCCGACCTTCGCCGGAAAGGAAGACCCGACTGACCATATCACCGCTTTCAATATCGCGATGGGTCGAACTAACTTTTCCGATGAAGAAAGAGACGCTGGCTATTGTCGACTCTTCGTCGAGAGTCTTCAAGGACCAGCCCTCGGGTGGTTCACTGGATTGGAACGAGATTCCATCAACGATTTTCACGACCTGGTGGCCGCTTTCCTCAAGCAGTGCATCATGTTCACGAGACAAGGAGCTACCCTATCCGACCTGTGGAATCTATCTCAGGGAGCAAACCAGAGCCTCCGCGACTACATGGAAAAGTTCAAAGGTGTCGCTTCAAAGGTGCATGTCCCCGACAACATCGCCGTTGATGCGCTGATGAACACCCTCTACTTCAAGTCCCTGTTTCGCGAGGATCTCTACAGAAACCCCACCAAGTCGCTTCAGGATGCTATCGCCAGATCGAACATTTTCATCCGAATGGAAGAAGACACAGCAGCGATACTCAAGAAAATCAATGCGACCGCTAAACCGATAGCTCCAAAAGCTCCTAAGGCACGCCAAGAACCTCGACAGCACGCCACAGGAAACAAATCCAACCAGTAG
- the LOC106412608 gene encoding uncharacterized protein LOC106412608, whose translation MGVDLRDMKPSSRSLIGFNGASETMIGTIKLPVYACGVMRTVKFSVIRTKAPYNVILGTPWLHSMKAISTTYHQCVKFPAPNGQVQTLRGDQQAARDLLIATVRMQQSTPRINAISKQIKPQKDEILEVTLEDSGQSKVVRVGAFLFEEMQCVIIDFLKQNTSTFAWTTSDMKGIYPTITSHGLNVDPTIKPIRQKRRKLGPE comes from the coding sequence ATGGGAGTTGACCTGCGTGATATGAAGCCGTCGTCTCGCTCCCTCATAGGATTCAACGGAGCTTCTGAAACAATGATCGGGACAATCAAACTCCCAGTCTACGCATGCGGGGTAATGCGCACAgtcaagttctccgtcatcAGAACGAAGGCTCCATATAACGTGATCCTCGGGACCCCTTGGTTGCATTCGATGAAGGCAATATCAACAACCTATCATCAGTGCGTGAAGTTCCCAGCACCAAACGGTCAGGTGCAAACACTTCGAGGGGACCAGCAGGCCGCACGCGACCTACTGATTGCAACGGTGAGGATGCAACAATCGACTCCTCGCATCAACGCGATATCAAAACAGATTAAGCCCCAAAAGGACGAGATTCTAGAAGTCACACTTGAGGACTCTGGCCAAAGCAAAGTAGTTCGAGTCGGCGCATTCCTCTTCGAAGAAATGCAATGCGTGATCATCGACTTCCTGAAGCAAAACACATCGACCTTCGCTTGGACGACCTCAGACATGAAGGGAATATATCCCACCATAACGTCCCACGGGTTGAATGTCGATCCAACCATCAAGCCCATTCGCCAGAAAAGACGCAAGCTTGGCCCCGAATGA
- the LOC106412609 gene encoding ammonium transporter 1 member 1-like, whose translation MSGTLSCSATDLAVLLGPNATAAADYICGQLGTVNSKFTDVAFAVDNTYLLFSAYLVFSMQLGFAMLCAGSVRAKNTMNIMLTNVLDAAAGGLFYYLFGYAFAFGSPSNGFIGKQNFGLKDFPTATNDYSVFLYQWAFAIAAAGITSGSIAERTQFVAYLIYSSFLTGFVYPVVSHWFWSPDGWASPFRTEGDLLFSTGAIDFAGSGVVHMVGGIAGLWGALIEGPRLGRFDNGGRAIALRGHSASLVVLGTFLLWFGWYGFNPGSFNKILVTYESGSMNGQWSAVGRTAVTTTLAGCTAALTTLFGKRLLSGHWNVTDVCNGLLGGFAAITGGCSVVEPWAAIICGFLAALVLLGCNKLAERLRYDDPLEAAQLHGGCGAWGLIFTALFAEEKYLNQIYGAKPGRPHGLFMGGGGKLLGAQLIQIVVITGWVSATMGTLFFILKKMKLLRISAEDEMAGMDMTRHGGFAYMYFDDDECHKAIQLRKVQPRSPSPSGVTTTPV comes from the coding sequence ATGTCAGGGACTTTATCATGCTCTGCCACCGATCTGGCCGTCTTGCTAGGCCCTAATGCCACGGCGGCTGCTGATTACATATGTGGCCAACTTGGCACCGTGAACAGCAAATTCACCGACGTCGCTTTTGCCGTAGACAACACGTATCTCCTCTTCTCAGCCTACCTCGTCTTCTCTATGCAACTTGGCTTCGCTATGCTCTGCGCCGGCTCGGTTAGAGCCAAGAACACGATGAACATCATGCTGACAAACGTCCTTGATGCTGCAGCCGGAGGTCTCTTTTATTATCTATTCGGTTACGCTTTTGCGTTCGGATCTCCCTCAAACGGTTTCATCGGTAAACAAAACTTCGGTCTCAAAGACTTTCCCACGGCCACCAATGATTACTCCGTTTTCCTCTACCAATGGGCCTTCGCTATAGCGGCAGCTGGAATCACCAGCGGCTCGATCGCTGAACGGACTCAGTTCGTAGCTTACTTAATCTACTCTTCTTTCTTAACCGGATTTGTGTACCCGGTCGTCTCTCACTGGTTCTGGTCACCTGACGGTTGGGCCAGTCCGTTCCGTACCGAAGGTGATTTGCTTTTTAGCACCGGAGCAATCGATTTCGCTGGCTCTGGAGTTGTCCATATGGTCGGAGGTATCGCTGGACTCTGGGGTGCGTTAATCGAAGGTCCAAGACTTGGCCGGTTTGATAACGGTGGCCGAGCAATTGCTCTGCGAGGACACTCTGCTTCACTTGTCGTCCTGGGAACGTTCCTCCTATGGTTTGGATGGTATGGATTCAACCCTGGTTCTTTTAACAAGATCCTTGTGACGTACGAATCAGGCTCCATGAACGGCCAGTGGAGCGCGGTAGGACGGACTGCTGTCACGACCACTTTAGCTGGCTGCACTGCTGCACTCACAACCCTTTTTGGGAAACGTCTTCTCTCTGGACACTGGAACGTTACTGATGTGTGCAACGGCCTCCTTGGAGGGTTTGCAGCAATAACCGGTGGATGCTCGGTAGTAGAGCCCTGGGCGGCCATCATCTGTGGGTTCTTGGCGGCCCTTGTCCTCCTTGGCTGCAACAAGCTCGCGGAAAGGCTCAGATATGATGACCCACTTGAAGCAGCGCAGCTACATGGGGGGTGCGGCGCGTGGGGACTGATATTCACAGCGCTCTTTGCTGAGGAAAAGTACTTGAACCAGATTTATGGTGCAAAGCCCGGAAGGCCGCACGGTTTGTTCATGGGCGGTGGAGGGAAACTTCTTGGGGCTCAGCTCATTCAAATAGTAGTGATCACAGGTTGGGTAAGTGCAACCATGGGAACGCTTTTCTTCATcctcaagaaaatgaaactgTTGCGTATATCCGCGGAGGATGAGATGGCCGGTATGGATATGACCCGGCATGGTGGCTTTGCTTACATGTactttgatgatgatgagtgtCACAAGGCCATCCAGTTAAGGAAAGTTCAGCCTAGATCTCCTTCACCTTCTGGTGTTACTACCACTCCTGTTtga
- the LOC125591843 gene encoding uncharacterized protein LOC125591843: protein MGKIQLMGSRNLRRRETSLHSELEALKWAMESMIQHSTCQEFGTDCKDLIAMMEQPQDWPNFSTELENIQTLRLCFSDFKITYIPRTQNEIADALARNARSFHRSLCFIGCSIPVWLPRPLQV from the coding sequence ATGGGGAAGATACAACTCATGGGGTCAAGGAACTTACGGAGGAGGGAGACATCGTTACACTCGGAACTGGAAGCTTTAAagtgggcaatggagagcatgATACAACACTCGACTTGTCAAGAGTTTGGGACGGACTGCAAGGATCTGATAGCAATGATGGAACAGCCACAAGATTGGCCCAACTTCTCAACTGAGCTTGAAAACATTCAAACTCTTCGGTTGTGTTTTTCAGACTTCAAGATTACCTATATTCCGAGGACGCAGAATGAGATTGCCGATGCGCTTGCTAGAAATGCACGTTCTTTTCATAGATcattatgttttattggttgttctattccggtctggcttCCCAGACCacttcaagtttga